The window GGGGGTAGGAAGAGTTATTTTAACCGCTTCACCAGAAATCCACCCCGTTATTCTTCCCGCCTCTGTCATAAAGCAAACTTCTCCCTGCTCCCCATCCTTATTTTCCATTTCAAAAAGAAAACGAGCAAAACAGCGTGCTCCATTCCCACAAAAGCTTGCCCGGCTTCCATCGGCGTTGAAATAAACCATGCGGGGCTCTTTCCCTTCATCGTTTTCAACCACCAAGAGCCCATCGGCCCCTATACCCTTGTGCCGATCGCAAAGAGTGCTAATCCGTGAGCTGTCCAACTGGATCAATTTTCGACGATTATCGAGCAGAATAAAATCGTTGCCCGCTCCGTGCATCTTCGTGAAAAAAACATCCATAAAAAATTTGTTTTTTAGCTAATATTATACAAAATCGCTAGAAAAAAACGTAGAGAATTGCAAAACCTGAATGCTGACCCTATCCAAGCCGATTTTCCCGTCGGCTTGATTGACTACGGAATGGGGAATCTCCAGAGTGTTGAAAACGCCCTTACTGCCCTTCGATACCGGGTGGAAAGGGTAGTCTTTGCCCCATCCCACATGGATTTTCTTGCCCTCGTTTTACCTGGTGTAGGAGCCTTCGGCGATTGCATGAAAAGCCTTCAAGATAAGGGTTTTTTGCCCTTTCTCAAACAGTGGATATCAACGGACATGCCTTTTTTGGGAATTTGTCTTGGATACCAGATTCTTTTTGAAGAAAGCAGCGAATCGGATGGTGATGAAGGCCTGGGAATATTTAAAGGAAAGGTCCTGCGGTTTCCCGGAGGTAAAGAAAAGGTTCCTCACATGGGCTGGAATTCCGTTCAAATCGCTAAAAGTTCAACTTACTTGGAAGGCATAAGCTCCGGCGATTATTTTTATTTTGTTCACAGCTACTATCCCGATGTCCTCCAAAAAGAAATTATTCTTTTGCAAACGGATTATGGGGGAGTCAGCTTTAGTAGCGCTATCTCGCGGGGAAATCTTTTAGCTACGCAGTTCCACCCTGAAAAAAGCCATAAAAAGGGTATTCAGCTTTTAACCAATTTTCTTTATAGAGCCAAAATGGCCAGGTGTTCAGAAAAAAAGGCAAAACAATGAAAATGTATGCAGCCATTGATCTTTTTAAAGGCCAGGTTGTTCGATTAAGGCAAGGAAAACTTGAAGAAATGACCGTTTATGGCTCTGATCCGGTCAAAACGGCCCTTTTTTGGCAGAGCCAAGGAGCGGATGGTTTGCACATTGTCGACCTGGAAGGGGCCTTTTCGGGAACTCCTCGACATTTGGATCTCCTAG is drawn from Methylacidiphilum infernorum V4 and contains these coding sequences:
- the hisH gene encoding imidazole glycerol phosphate synthase subunit HisH is translated as MQNLNADPIQADFPVGLIDYGMGNLQSVENALTALRYRVERVVFAPSHMDFLALVLPGVGAFGDCMKSLQDKGFLPFLKQWISTDMPFLGICLGYQILFEESSESDGDEGLGIFKGKVLRFPGGKEKVPHMGWNSVQIAKSSTYLEGISSGDYFYFVHSYYPDVLQKEIILLQTDYGGVSFSSAISRGNLLATQFHPEKSHKKGIQLLTNFLYRAKMARCSEKKAKQ